In a single window of the Ruminococcus albus 7 = DSM 20455 genome:
- a CDS encoding glycoside hydrolase family 113 gives MDKKLFCKGYTWGFFSREGELLSEEAERSMKRLASNGLDWICITVNGWQETFYSTTIFSLYGLTQTDEEIAHAVSMAKSLGLKVCLKPMVNCLDRSWRARIDFPSEEGSGYWEKWFTSYNRFMVYYAKMAEKLGCEMLCTGCEMAGMDKQSDRCRYMIKKVRDVYSGIIMHNINHGDELRFEWLGDVDVIGISGYYPVTDAANRSIDFMRKRWSEVVLRLEKCHEKYNRPIMFAEIGVRNEQGCSSYPWDFLYRSEKPVDEQEQSDFYESAMEATWDIPWFCGYFWWDWKAVIPAEEKAKDNRDFTIYGKLAEKTLRKWYTEK, from the coding sequence ATGGATAAGAAATTATTTTGCAAGGGTTATACGTGGGGATTTTTCAGCAGAGAGGGAGAACTACTGTCTGAAGAAGCCGAAAGATCCATGAAGCGCCTCGCATCGAATGGATTAGACTGGATATGCATAACTGTAAACGGCTGGCAGGAAACATTTTACAGCACAACGATCTTCTCGCTGTATGGTCTTACCCAGACCGATGAGGAGATCGCTCATGCAGTAAGTATGGCAAAGTCACTTGGTCTGAAAGTATGCCTTAAACCAATGGTGAACTGCCTTGATCGCTCGTGGCGTGCCAGAATAGATTTTCCCAGTGAGGAAGGAAGCGGTTATTGGGAAAAATGGTTCACTTCATATAACAGGTTCATGGTGTACTATGCTAAAATGGCAGAAAAACTTGGCTGTGAAATGCTATGTACAGGATGTGAGATGGCTGGCATGGATAAGCAGAGTGATCGCTGCCGTTACATGATAAAAAAAGTCAGGGATGTTTACAGTGGTATCATCATGCATAATATCAATCACGGTGATGAACTTAGGTTTGAATGGCTTGGTGATGTTGATGTCATCGGTATAAGCGGTTATTATCCTGTTACAGATGCTGCAAACAGAAGCATCGACTTTATGCGTAAGCGATGGTCAGAGGTAGTTTTACGTCTTGAGAAATGTCATGAAAAATATAACAGACCTATAATGTTTGCAGAGATTGGTGTTCGTAATGAACAGGGATGTTCTTCTTACCCATGGGATTTCCTTTATCGGTCGGAGAAACCGGTTGATGAACAGGAGCAATCTGATTTTTATGAGAGTGCCATGGAAGCGACCTGGGATATTCCCTGGTTCTGCGGCTACTTCTGGTGGGACTGGAAAGCTGTTATTCCTGCGGAAGAAAAAGCTAAGGATAATCGTGATTTTACCATATACGGTAAACTGGCTGAGAAAACTCTCAGAAAATGGTATACTGAAAAATAA
- a CDS encoding adenylosuccinate synthase translates to MVRAIVGANWGDEGKGKLTDMMAQESDIVIRFQGGANAGHTIHNHYGRFALHTLPSGIFYDHTTNIIGNGVAFDIPKFFKELNEVTSQGVPMPKLLISDRVQMIMPYHIDFDKFEEERLGKASFGSTKSGIAPFYSDKYAKIGFQVQELFDEDALKEKIHRVLEQKNILLKYMYNKPAIDENELFNTMMEYKKMVEPYVCDVSAYLWNAIKEGKNILLEGQLGSLKDPDHGIYPMVTSSSTLAAYGAIGAGIPPYEIKKIVTVCKAYSSAVGAGAFVSEIFGDEAEELRKRGGDKGEYGATTGRPRRMGWFDCVASKYGCRIQGTTDVAFTVVDALGYLDKIPVCVGYEIDGKVTTDFPTTGKLEKAKPVLEVLDGWKTDIGGIRKYEDLPENCRKYIEFVEQQIGFPITMVSNGPKREDIIMRESKLSK, encoded by the coding sequence ATGGTAAGAGCAATTGTTGGCGCAAACTGGGGCGACGAAGGCAAGGGAAAGCTCACGGACATGATGGCGCAGGAGTCTGATATCGTAATAAGATTTCAGGGCGGCGCAAACGCAGGTCATACCATACACAATCACTATGGCAGGTTTGCACTCCACACTCTCCCGTCGGGCATATTCTATGATCACACTACAAATATCATCGGCAACGGTGTAGCTTTTGATATACCCAAGTTTTTCAAGGAACTTAACGAAGTAACATCTCAGGGTGTACCTATGCCCAAGCTGCTTATATCCGACAGAGTTCAGATGATAATGCCTTACCACATTGATTTTGATAAATTCGAGGAAGAAAGACTCGGCAAGGCAAGTTTTGGTTCTACTAAATCCGGTATTGCACCTTTTTATTCTGATAAGTATGCTAAGATCGGTTTCCAGGTTCAGGAGCTTTTCGATGAAGATGCGCTTAAAGAAAAGATCCACAGAGTACTGGAGCAGAAGAATATCCTGCTGAAGTATATGTACAACAAGCCTGCCATAGATGAGAACGAGCTGTTCAACACTATGATGGAATACAAGAAAATGGTAGAGCCTTATGTATGCGATGTTTCTGCATATCTTTGGAATGCTATCAAGGAAGGCAAGAATATACTGCTTGAAGGTCAGCTTGGTTCACTGAAGGATCCTGACCACGGTATTTATCCTATGGTAACTTCTTCTTCAACATTGGCTGCTTACGGCGCTATCGGTGCCGGTATACCTCCCTATGAGATAAAGAAGATCGTAACTGTATGTAAGGCATATTCTTCTGCAGTAGGCGCGGGTGCATTTGTATCGGAGATATTCGGTGACGAAGCTGAAGAACTCAGAAAGCGCGGCGGAGACAAGGGTGAATACGGTGCAACAACAGGCAGACCCAGAAGAATGGGATGGTTTGACTGTGTAGCTTCCAAGTACGGCTGCCGTATCCAGGGTACTACCGATGTTGCTTTTACAGTTGTTGATGCACTCGGCTACCTTGACAAGATACCTGTATGCGTTGGTTATGAGATCGACGGTAAGGTCACAACAGACTTCCCAACCACAGGCAAGCTTGAGAAAGCTAAGCCCGTTCTGGAAGTTCTGGACGGCTGGAAGACCGACATCGGCGGTATACGCAAGTATGAGGATCTTCCCGAAAATTGCCGCAAGTACATAGAATTTGTAGAGCAGCAGATCGGCTTCCCTATCACAATGGTATCCAACGGTCCTAAGAGAGAGGATATCATCATGAGAGAATCCAAGCTGAGCAAATAA
- a CDS encoding undecaprenyl-diphosphate phosphatase → MSLFDAIVQGILQGLTEFLPVSSSGHISLYQHFTGNNGDNALVFLAVLHLGTLLAIFIAFRKDIFELIKELGNIFVDLRKRRFTFKDMNPQRRMIFMLILSCLCLAPFAPFKDWFESIEKDHSIFAEGLCFLYTGSILFMSDRCTKGNKKAGDIKVKDSVTIGLFQGVALLPGVSRSGSTISAGLFSGFSRETAVKYSFILGIPVTFLSCLLEVVDYIKKVHGSNVNVEKVGFINCVVGFVVAAIVGVLAIKMVSWLVKSDKFKVFSYYTFGLGTVVLIIAFIEFCMGHPIHF, encoded by the coding sequence ATGAGTTTATTTGACGCGATTGTACAGGGTATACTTCAGGGTTTGACGGAATTTCTGCCGGTTTCCAGTTCGGGACATATCTCGCTGTATCAGCATTTTACCGGTAATAATGGTGATAACGCATTGGTTTTTCTGGCTGTATTGCATCTTGGTACACTTTTGGCAATATTTATAGCTTTCAGAAAAGATATATTTGAACTGATCAAAGAACTGGGTAATATTTTCGTAGATCTCCGCAAGCGCAGGTTTACCTTCAAAGATATGAATCCTCAGCGTCGTATGATATTTATGCTGATATTATCATGTCTTTGCCTTGCGCCTTTTGCACCTTTCAAGGACTGGTTTGAATCTATCGAAAAAGATCACTCTATTTTTGCAGAGGGTCTCTGTTTCCTTTACACGGGTTCTATACTGTTCATGTCTGACAGATGCACCAAAGGAAATAAGAAGGCAGGGGATATCAAAGTCAAGGATTCTGTAACTATAGGTCTTTTTCAGGGTGTGGCACTTCTTCCAGGTGTATCAAGATCGGGTTCTACAATTTCCGCAGGACTGTTCTCAGGTTTCTCACGTGAAACCGCTGTAAAGTATTCTTTTATACTTGGAATACCCGTTACGTTCCTCAGTTGTTTGCTGGAAGTAGTTGATTATATTAAAAAAGTTCACGGATCAAATGTCAATGTCGAAAAGGTTGGCTTTATCAACTGTGTTGTTGGATTTGTTGTAGCAGCAATAGTTGGTGTTCTTGCTATAAAAATGGTAAGCTGGCTGGTGAAGAGCGATAAGTTTAAGGTGTTTTCATACTACACCTTTGGTCTTGGCACAGTGGTGCTCATTATCGCATTCATTGAATTCTGCATGGGTCATCCCATCCATTTCTGA
- a CDS encoding DNA translocase FtsK, producing MAANASGNKTAPSKTAAKKQTAKGSQKVSKAAQDALSAAKEREFRRFWSYILFFWGVLELFITFIKGDGLWRALHDLNRGLFGMAVFLFAPMMIYVALMIASNTKKNTVVAKCVEGGVLMLLSSGIVQILQVGSVQGGSFLKKLKGLYDDGVVLRGGGLASALLGWPLLAAFKRLGASIIILLFTFTFILLLTDLTLPQLFRLLSKPFVASVEAVASDRAERIAARREREAMYSEKRQQSVNASNSARPRLAAPDEEDELPRRGKQRVDFAKFLPSDDKPEDEEQEIETSDINDQDTTDEIFDLAENKDQDIVEKVDDTDIQDDEGTDEVEDNAALKKIIQEAVSRKPSTVQAVDEKDELPKSVNIDSNGQTTMFEEDEQIPVYVNPPVDVLKYPKKKIDRSVIEAEIQEKSQKLVETLEVYGVKTRIIGIFRGPSVTRYELQPAAGVKVAKIMSLADDIALNLAALSIRIEAPVPGKPCVGIEVPNDIRDPVSLRELIDSDEYRNAKGKLTFAVGKDIEGKIVVGNIAKMPHLLVAGTTGSGKSVFTNSIILSVLYHASPEEVKLILIDPKMVEFKLYDKIPHLLIPVVTDPLKAAGALGWAVNEMNKRYKMFEANNVKNLEEFNEMLTAEHSKPVDEQDPVFAKMKLMPQILIVIDEFADLMMAAGSEVEDSVIRLGQLARAAGIHMVIATQSPRKDVITGLIKSNIPSRVSLSVSSNVDSRVIMDAGGAEKLLGNGDLLYKPVGVKTPIRIQSGFADTPEIKSVVEFLKSEHSAEYSADIMAEVEENMPKPKEDKKNSGKDVEEVIINPDDDLIDQAITVIVQTGNASTSYLQRKLKLGFSRASRIMDQIEEMGIIGPQEGAKPRKINLTEEEWLEMRARR from the coding sequence ATGGCAGCAAATGCCTCGGGGAACAAAACTGCCCCTTCCAAGACGGCTGCAAAAAAACAGACAGCTAAGGGCTCGCAGAAAGTGAGCAAGGCGGCTCAGGACGCACTCAGCGCTGCAAAGGAAAGAGAGTTCAGGCGATTCTGGTCATATATATTATTTTTCTGGGGCGTACTGGAGCTTTTTATCACGTTTATCAAGGGTGATGGCTTATGGCGTGCTCTGCATGACCTTAATCGCGGCCTTTTTGGCATGGCTGTTTTTCTGTTTGCACCTATGATGATATATGTAGCGCTGATGATAGCTTCAAATACCAAGAAAAATACCGTTGTTGCCAAATGTGTAGAGGGCGGTGTGCTCATGCTGCTTTCAAGCGGCATTGTGCAGATACTTCAGGTCGGTTCTGTTCAGGGCGGCAGTTTTTTGAAAAAGCTCAAAGGACTTTATGATGATGGTGTTGTCCTTCGCGGCGGCGGACTTGCAAGTGCACTGCTGGGCTGGCCTCTTTTGGCTGCCTTCAAAAGACTTGGAGCTTCTATAATCATACTCCTTTTTACTTTTACGTTTATTCTTCTGCTTACTGACCTCACTCTTCCCCAGTTATTCAGATTGCTTTCCAAACCTTTTGTTGCATCTGTTGAAGCTGTTGCTTCTGACAGAGCAGAACGTATTGCTGCCAGACGCGAACGTGAGGCAATGTATTCGGAGAAAAGGCAGCAGTCTGTAAATGCATCGAATTCGGCCAGACCGAGACTTGCCGCACCTGATGAGGAAGATGAACTCCCAAGACGCGGAAAGCAGAGAGTTGATTTTGCTAAATTTCTTCCTTCTGATGATAAGCCTGAAGATGAAGAACAGGAAATTGAAACGTCGGATATCAATGATCAGGATACAACTGATGAGATATTCGATCTTGCTGAGAATAAAGATCAGGATATCGTCGAGAAAGTTGATGATACTGATATACAGGATGATGAGGGTACCGATGAAGTTGAAGACAATGCGGCTCTGAAAAAGATAATCCAGGAGGCTGTAAGCAGAAAGCCTTCTACTGTGCAGGCTGTTGATGAAAAGGATGAACTTCCGAAGTCCGTCAATATAGACAGCAACGGTCAGACGACCATGTTTGAAGAGGATGAACAGATTCCTGTTTATGTTAATCCACCCGTTGACGTTCTTAAGTATCCTAAAAAGAAGATCGACAGGTCGGTCATCGAAGCTGAGATTCAGGAAAAATCACAGAAGCTTGTTGAAACACTGGAAGTATATGGTGTTAAGACACGTATCATAGGTATTTTCAGAGGCCCTTCTGTAACCAGGTATGAACTTCAGCCTGCCGCAGGTGTCAAAGTTGCCAAGATCATGAGCCTTGCTGATGATATTGCTCTTAATCTTGCTGCGCTGAGCATACGTATCGAAGCACCCGTACCGGGTAAACCCTGTGTAGGTATTGAGGTGCCTAATGATATCAGAGATCCTGTTTCGCTGCGAGAGCTTATCGATAGTGATGAGTACCGTAATGCAAAGGGCAAACTTACTTTTGCTGTTGGCAAGGATATAGAGGGCAAGATAGTTGTGGGCAATATCGCCAAAATGCCTCATCTGCTTGTAGCAGGTACTACAGGTTCGGGTAAATCCGTGTTTACGAACTCCATAATTCTCAGTGTGCTGTATCACGCGTCTCCTGAGGAAGTAAAGCTTATTCTCATAGATCCTAAGATGGTCGAATTCAAGCTTTATGATAAGATACCTCATCTGCTTATACCTGTTGTTACAGATCCTCTGAAAGCCGCAGGTGCACTTGGCTGGGCTGTAAATGAGATGAATAAACGCTATAAAATGTTTGAAGCAAACAACGTTAAGAATCTCGAGGAATTCAATGAGATGCTCACAGCCGAGCATTCAAAGCCTGTTGATGAACAGGATCCTGTTTTTGCAAAGATGAAGCTTATGCCACAGATACTTATAGTTATCGATGAGTTTGCCGATCTTATGATGGCAGCGGGCAGTGAGGTCGAAGATTCTGTTATAAGGCTTGGACAGCTTGCACGTGCCGCCGGTATACATATGGTAATAGCAACTCAGTCACCAAGAAAGGACGTTATTACCGGACTTATAAAATCCAATATACCATCTCGTGTATCCCTGAGCGTATCCAGTAATGTAGATTCACGCGTTATCATGGATGCTGGAGGAGCTGAGAAGCTTCTTGGCAACGGTGATCTCCTATATAAACCTGTTGGTGTCAAGACACCTATACGTATACAATCGGGTTTTGCTGATACTCCTGAGATCAAATCCGTGGTTGAGTTCCTGAAAAGTGAACATTCCGCTGAATATAGTGCAGATATCATGGCTGAGGTAGAGGAAAATATGCCTAAGCCCAAGGAAGATAAAAAGAACAGCGGTAAAGATGTCGAGGAAGTTATCATTAATCCTGATGATGATCTGATCGATCAGGCTATCACAGTCATCGTACAGACGGGTAATGCTTCTACTTCATATCTCCAGCGTAAGCTTAAACTTGGATTTTCAAGAGCCTCGCGTATTATGGATCAGATCGAGGAAATGGGCATAATTGGTCCTCAGGAAGGCGCTAAGCCGCGCAAGATCAATCTGACCGAGGAAGAATGGCTTGAAATGCGTGCGAGAAGATAG
- a CDS encoding ComEC/Rec2 family competence protein, with product MSVSSTKKKTSAKTRSAKNRRLSLRQRARLIILVLLLFAAGVLCLLHYTGLISVQDVLVKLGLADRPATRADLEVHFIDVGQGDSILVASQGQIMLIDSGERDDSNAVESYLIRHGIHHIDRLIATHPHSDHIGEMAEIIYTFDVDEFMMPRIPDAYVPTTKCYEDMLNAINVRDVDVMPPEDISFELGCCQVNVYTSDIKDSENLNNYSLIVKVKHGNNSFLFTGDCENEEEMSLLKKGVDLRAKVLKAGHHGSSTSSSADFLDAVDPAYAVISCGKVNDYGHPHEETVRRISKYARQTYITARDGTVVFVSDGDGLSVELSGDKK from the coding sequence ATGTCTGTAAGTTCTACTAAGAAAAAAACATCTGCAAAGACCCGTTCTGCAAAGAACAGGAGGCTTTCGCTGAGACAGAGAGCAAGGCTGATAATACTTGTGCTTTTACTCTTCGCTGCTGGAGTTTTGTGTCTGCTACATTATACAGGGCTTATCTCTGTGCAGGATGTGCTGGTAAAACTTGGTCTTGCAGACCGTCCTGCTACCAGAGCTGATCTTGAGGTACACTTTATCGATGTAGGTCAGGGCGACAGTATACTTGTAGCTTCTCAGGGGCAGATAATGCTCATTGACAGCGGTGAGCGTGATGACAGTAATGCTGTAGAGTCTTATCTTATAAGGCACGGAATACATCATATAGATCGTCTTATTGCTACACACCCTCATTCCGATCACATCGGTGAGATGGCTGAGATAATATACACCTTCGATGTTGATGAATTTATGATGCCTCGGATACCTGATGCTTATGTACCAACAACCAAGTGCTATGAAGATATGCTTAATGCTATCAATGTAAGGGATGTAGATGTGATGCCTCCTGAGGATATTTCATTTGAACTGGGCTGCTGTCAGGTAAATGTGTATACTTCTGATATCAAGGATTCTGAAAATCTGAATAACTATTCGCTGATCGTCAAGGTCAAGCATGGCAATAACAGTTTTCTGTTCACGGGTGACTGCGAAAATGAAGAAGAAATGTCGCTGCTGAAAAAAGGTGTGGATCTTAGGGCTAAGGTACTTAAAGCAGGACACCACGGAAGCAGTACTTCTTCGTCGGCTGATTTCCTTGATGCCGTAGATCCCGCATACGCTGTGATCTCATGCGGCAAGGTCAATGATTACGGTCATCCCCATGAAGAAACTGTCAGACGTATATCAAAATATGCAAGACAGACTTATATCACAGCAAGGGACGGCACTGTAGTATTTGTTTCGGATGGAGATGGTCTTTCGGTGGAATTATCAGGTGATAAAAAATGA
- a CDS encoding DUF3006 domain-containing protein codes for MIFTVDRIEGSFAVCEDSNGDMVNIHLDKLPVEVRSGDILNLSDGQFLLERSAADKRRNKLSALQDKVLNKCTERSDRSTH; via the coding sequence ATGATTTTTACTGTAGACAGGATCGAAGGTTCGTTTGCTGTATGTGAGGACAGTAACGGAGATATGGTCAATATTCATCTTGATAAACTTCCCGTTGAGGTACGATCGGGTGATATCCTGAATCTGAGTGATGGACAGTTTCTGCTTGAAAGATCAGCGGCGGATAAACGCCGCAATAAATTATCAGCATTACAGGATAAGGTGCTGAATAAATGTACTGAGCGCTCTGATCGCAGTACACATTGA
- a CDS encoding MurR/RpiR family transcriptional regulator yields the protein MNRDLFSVIKVKLPTLSKGHKLIANYILSQYDKAAFMTAQKLGKTVGVSESTVVRFASELGYDGYPELQRQLQDLMRNKLTAVQRIEVSSEQMNSEDVLQRVLNQDVDRIRATLNATDKNDFNRAVDLITSANTIYIIGTRSSAALAYFLNYYLNLLFPHVKLVPSTTTSELFERIMRIDKNDVMIGISFPRYSNQTVKALKYSKTNGAKVIALTDSTSSPLTDYADALLLAKSDMASFADSLVAPLSLINALIAAISIRNVDLVTQTFGKLEKVWEDFDVYAKNTENAERNDDGEEV from the coding sequence ATGAACAGAGATCTCTTTTCAGTAATAAAGGTAAAGCTTCCGACCCTTTCAAAAGGTCATAAGCTTATAGCTAATTACATACTCTCACAGTATGACAAGGCAGCTTTTATGACAGCTCAGAAACTTGGTAAAACTGTGGGTGTCAGTGAATCAACTGTGGTGCGTTTTGCTTCAGAACTAGGATATGACGGCTATCCTGAACTTCAGAGACAGCTTCAGGATCTTATGCGAAACAAGCTTACGGCTGTACAGCGTATCGAAGTCAGCTCTGAGCAGATGAACAGCGAAGATGTTCTTCAGCGTGTACTCAATCAGGATGTTGACCGTATTCGTGCTACACTCAATGCGACCGATAAAAATGATTTCAATCGTGCTGTAGATCTGATAACTTCCGCAAATACAATATATATAATCGGTACGAGAAGTTCAGCTGCACTTGCTTATTTTCTGAACTACTATCTTAACCTGCTTTTCCCTCACGTCAAGCTGGTACCGAGTACTACGACATCCGAGCTTTTTGAACGGATCATGCGCATTGACAAAAACGATGTTATGATCGGTATATCTTTCCCGAGATACTCTAATCAGACTGTTAAAGCGCTGAAGTATTCAAAGACCAACGGTGCCAAGGTAATAGCTCTAACCGATTCAACAAGTTCTCCTCTGACAGATTATGCTGATGCTTTGCTTCTAGCAAAGAGTGATATGGCTTCCTTTGCAGATTCGTTGGTAGCTCCCCTGAGTCTAATCAACGCCCTTATAGCAGCTATATCTATCAGGAACGTTGATCTGGTCACTCAGACCTTCGGAAAACTTGAAAAGGTCTGGGAGGATTTTGACGTATATGCTAAAAACACTGAAAATGCGGAGCGAAATGATGACGGCGAAGAAGTATGA
- a CDS encoding NAD(P)/FAD-dependent oxidoreductase — protein sequence MLKTLKMRSEMMTAKKYDAVIVGGGAAGLFCGAQLGLLGKSAVIIEKNERFGRKLRITGKGRCNVTNNCDIDTVMKNIPRNGRFLYSSLSRFTTEDAMAFFEGLGVPLKTERGNRVFPVSDSAHDIADSLVRCCLDCGTELVSGEVTELIINDGCAVGVRCGEKEYLGGSIIIASGGRSYPKTGSDGAGYKLAKSVGHRITPILPSLCPIVCEENTECAEMMGLSLKNCTLSLREDDKSKPLYEELGEMLFTHFGLSGPLVLSASAHIHDIEKHTYHIDIDLKPALSFEQLDARILRDFSDFPNREFCNSLGKLLPAKMIPVIVRRSGISSEKRVNQITKAERRMLAEVIKKLSFKVKRLRPIDEAIITRGGVELSEIDPKTMESKLCKNLYFIGEVLDLDAYTGGFNLQIAWSTAYACAQAVEYID from the coding sequence ATGCTAAAAACACTGAAAATGCGGAGCGAAATGATGACGGCGAAGAAGTATGATGCTGTGATAGTCGGCGGCGGTGCGGCAGGTCTGTTTTGCGGAGCACAACTTGGTCTGCTTGGTAAAAGTGCAGTAATAATTGAAAAGAATGAGAGATTTGGAAGAAAGCTGCGTATAACCGGCAAGGGACGCTGTAATGTTACTAATAATTGTGATATAGATACAGTGATGAAGAATATACCGAGGAACGGACGGTTTTTGTATTCTTCGCTAAGCCGTTTTACTACAGAGGATGCTATGGCTTTTTTTGAGGGACTTGGTGTTCCTCTTAAAACCGAACGTGGAAACAGGGTGTTCCCTGTAAGTGACAGTGCACATGATATTGCTGATTCGCTTGTAAGGTGCTGTCTTGACTGCGGTACAGAACTTGTCAGCGGGGAAGTCACAGAGCTTATCATCAATGATGGATGTGCTGTCGGAGTAAGGTGCGGTGAAAAGGAATACCTTGGCGGCAGCATTATAATTGCATCCGGAGGACGTTCCTATCCCAAAACAGGTTCAGACGGTGCCGGGTATAAACTTGCGAAGTCCGTTGGTCACAGAATTACTCCGATACTTCCGTCGCTATGCCCTATAGTTTGTGAAGAAAACACCGAGTGTGCTGAAATGATGGGATTGAGTCTTAAAAATTGCACGCTTTCCTTGCGTGAGGATGACAAGTCAAAACCCTTATACGAAGAACTCGGAGAAATGCTTTTCACTCATTTCGGATTATCAGGTCCTTTGGTATTGTCTGCCAGTGCCCATATTCATGATATAGAAAAGCATACCTATCATATAGATATCGACCTTAAACCTGCGCTTTCCTTTGAACAGCTTGATGCACGTATCCTCAGGGATTTTTCTGACTTTCCTAACCGCGAGTTCTGTAATTCTCTGGGAAAACTTCTCCCTGCAAAAATGATCCCTGTGATCGTCAGAAGAAGCGGTATTTCTTCTGAAAAGCGTGTTAATCAGATAACAAAGGCTGAACGAAGGATGCTAGCTGAGGTCATAAAAAAATTGTCGTTCAAAGTTAAACGGCTTCGTCCGATCGATGAAGCGATAATCACCCGCGGCGGTGTTGAACTCTCGGAGATAGATCCTAAGACTATGGAGTCTAAACTATGTAAAAACCTTTATTTTATCGGTGAAGTTCTCGACCTTGACGCTTACACAGGCGGTTTTAATTTACAGATCGCGTGGTCTACAGCTTATGCCTGTGCGCAGGCTGTAGAGTATATTGATTAG
- the cmk gene encoding (d)CMP kinase, with amino-acid sequence MGINIALDGPSGAGKSTIAKAVAAKMKYVYVDTGAMYRAVACYMVTSGTDFEDTSAIINKLNDISIKLEYMDGAQHVILNGEDVSDKIRTPEISMAASKTSAIPEVRTFLFDLQQTMAKENDIIMDGRDIGTVVLPNADVKIFLTASAEARAQRRFKELQEKGDPSTYEEVLRDIEQRDYNDTHRETAPLKKADDAVEVDTTALDLQQSIDEICRVIADKLSEKKNNASLTVKKERTPRVLMEVHPISKTNKVNPLRVFGYGILRWVTIGIYHIYYDIKWEGVENVPKDGGNIFASNHRSYQDPVFIALHARVPLSYMAKEELFQGNKAFKWLISKLGAFPVSRGKGDTAAIDTSIEKLESGRNLAIFPEGTRSKDGKVGKGKTGVALIAAVAQTKIIPVGITFEGKLKFRKKVTVRYGKPIIPSEIGADNTDSGSLKVLKNRVMEDITSLVH; translated from the coding sequence ATGGGAATAAATATCGCACTTGACGGACCTTCCGGTGCCGGAAAATCCACGATAGCAAAGGCCGTTGCGGCGAAAATGAAGTACGTATACGTTGACACAGGAGCAATGTACCGCGCTGTTGCCTGCTATATGGTGACAAGTGGCACCGATTTTGAAGATACATCCGCGATCATCAATAAACTGAATGATATATCTATCAAACTTGAATATATGGATGGGGCTCAGCATGTTATCCTTAACGGAGAAGATGTATCGGATAAGATAAGAACACCTGAGATATCTATGGCTGCTTCCAAAACATCTGCTATACCTGAGGTCAGGACATTCTTGTTTGACCTTCAGCAGACTATGGCTAAAGAGAACGATATAATCATGGATGGAAGAGATATCGGCACTGTTGTACTTCCAAATGCTGACGTGAAGATCTTCCTTACCGCCTCTGCTGAAGCCAGGGCACAGCGCAGATTTAAGGAACTTCAGGAAAAAGGAGATCCATCAACTTATGAGGAAGTCCTCCGTGATATAGAGCAGCGCGATTATAATGATACACACCGCGAAACAGCTCCTCTTAAAAAGGCTGATGATGCTGTAGAGGTAGATACTACAGCTCTTGATCTTCAGCAGTCTATCGATGAGATATGCCGTGTGATAGCTGATAAGCTGTCTGAAAAAAAAAATAATGCTTCACTGACCGTAAAAAAAGAGCGTACTCCCAGAGTGCTTATGGAAGTACATCCGATATCTAAGACGAATAAAGTCAATCCATTGCGAGTGTTTGGGTATGGAATTCTGAGGTGGGTGACCATTGGTATATATCATATTTATTATGATATCAAATGGGAGGGTGTCGAGAATGTTCCCAAGGACGGAGGAAATATATTCGCATCAAATCACCGCAGTTATCAGGACCCTGTATTTATTGCACTTCATGCCCGTGTACCTCTTTCATATATGGCGAAAGAAGAGCTTTTTCAGGGCAACAAGGCATTTAAGTGGCTGATATCAAAATTAGGTGCATTTCCGGTATCAAGAGGAAAGGGCGATACTGCAGCGATTGATACTTCTATCGAGAAATTGGAAAGCGGCAGAAATCTGGCTATCTTCCCCGAGGGCACCAGATCCAAGGACGGTAAAGTCGGTAAAGGAAAGACAGGTGTAGCACTTATCGCAGCTGTCGCTCAGACAAAGATAATCCCTGTTGGTATTACTTTCGAGGGCAAACTCAAATTCCGTAAGAAGGTCACTGTCCGATATGGCAAACCGATAATTCCATCCGAGATAGGTGCTGATAATACCGACAGTGGATCCTTAAAGGTTCTGAAAAATAGAGTTATGGAAGATATTACAAGTCTGGTGCATTAA